Proteins encoded in a region of the Capra hircus breed San Clemente chromosome 3, ASM170441v1, whole genome shotgun sequence genome:
- the LOC102173709 gene encoding LOW QUALITY PROTEIN: UDP-glucuronosyltransferase 1-3 (The sequence of the model RefSeq protein was modified relative to this genomic sequence to represent the inferred CDS: inserted 1 base in 1 codon; deleted 2 bases in 1 codon; substituted 4 bases at 4 genomic stop codons): MALGLQLQQQALAGLLLCLCVGXWAEAGKVLVVPMEGSHWLSMREAIXELHARGHQALSLEVNVQIKAEDFFITKSYTILYTQNEFDFLMXGHFILSFEGVHFVTMLLETMAAXENVSLLFXRSCKGLLFNKNLNASSFHVVLTDPIYPSYPCGAVLAKYLSIPCVFIIESVPCDLDVEGTACSNPFSCVARILTTNPDCITFFQGVKNMLYPLGLKYICQVAFTSYACMASEFLQKEVSLGEILASGSVWLLRGDFVMDYPRPIMPNMVFTGDINCANQKPFSLVCTAALSNVCAKSPLW, from the exons ATGGCCCTGGGACTGCAGCTTCAGCAGCAGGCACTGGCTGGACTTCTGCTCTGTCTGTGCGTCGGGTGATGGGCTGAGGCTGGGAAGGTGCTGGTGGTCCCCATGGAGGGCAGCCACTGGCTCAGCATGCGGGAGGCCATATAAGAGCTCCATGCCAGAGGTCACCAAGCATTATCTCTGGAGGTCAATGTGCAAATCAAAGCAGAGGACTTTTTCATCACGAAAAGCTATACCATTCTGTATACCCAGAATGAATTTGATTTCCTCATGTAGGGCCATTTTATTCTGAGTTTTGAAGGAGTACATTTTGTAACGATGTTGTTGGAAACTATGGCAG TTGAAAATGTGTCTTTGCTCTTTTAAAGGTCTTGTAAGGGGCTGCTGTTTAACAAGAACCTGAATGCCAGTTCCTTTCATGTGGTTTTAACAGACCCTATTTAtccct cctatcCCTGTGGGGCAGTGCTGGCTAAGTACCTGTCCATTCCC TGTGTATTTATTATTGAGTCTGTTCCCTGCGACTTAGATGTTGAGGGCACAGCGTGCTCAAACCCTTTCTCATGTGTTGCTAGGATATTAACAACGAATCCAGACTGCATAACATTCTTCCAAGGGGTCAAGAACATGCTCTACCCTCTGGGCCTGAAGTACATCTGCCAGGTTGCTTTCACTTCTTATGCATGTATGGCCTCTGAGTTTCTTCAGAAAGAGGTGTCGCTGGGGGAGATTCTTGCCTCTGGATCCGTGTGGCTGCTCAGAGGAGACTTTGTGATGGACTACCCACGGCCAATCATGCCCAACATGGTGTTCACTGGGGACATCAACTGTGCCAACCAGAAGCCATTTTCTCTGGTGTGTACTGCTGCCTTAAgcaatgtgtgtgctaagtctcctctttgg